The following are from one region of the Deinococcus roseus genome:
- a CDS encoding glycoside hydrolase family 32 protein, with the protein MNRKPHLPLLTALLSLTLGSCATIAQPGNTFPLPRATYDEQWRPQVHFTPQRNWMNDPNGLVYLDGEYHLFFQHNPYGNVWGHMSWGHAVSKDLVHWEELPVAIPEAEDIAIFSGAAVYDRDNTSGLGTAAKPPLVAIFTGWNKSTNNQSQYLASSVDRGRTWTRYGKDPVLNIGSTESRDPKVFWHAESNQWIMVFAKAREHKVAIYGSKDLKTWTFLSDFGPLGSEGDVWEVPDLIQLPVDGNSSKKKWVMVVSVNGGSLYGGSGMQYFPGDFNGTTFTPDPLPAVTEPAGEVFADFEGADYGGWEKTGDAFGTGPAHGSLTGQSPVTGFKGSGLVNTFLNFDQGTGTLTSPEFTLNKPFITFLIGGGNHPGETAFNLIIDGKVVRSATGQDSEALRSKFFDVAEFKGKKARLQIVDSHTGGWGHILIDHIKFTEAVVNDMEFKTLWADFGKDFYAGVTYSNLPTDDKIWIGWLSNWQYAGQLPTYPWRNAQSFPRKLSLKTTPEGVRLFQEPIEALKNQRGARFSVQNLLVSKVNERLMSAAVRGKSLEVLLEVETASLQNVGLKLHQSSKEETVVSYSPLAERISLDRSKAGEGSFNIGFPEVHAAPLKDVGSTLKLHILLDTSSIEVFAEDGKVVFSDLTLSSPSSDGLELFSTGGDAVVKNLEVYELKSIWKK; encoded by the coding sequence ATGAACAGAAAACCCCACCTCCCCCTCCTGACGGCCCTGCTTTCCCTGACCCTGGGCAGCTGTGCCACCATCGCCCAGCCCGGAAACACGTTTCCTTTGCCCAGAGCCACCTACGATGAGCAGTGGCGGCCCCAGGTTCATTTCACCCCTCAACGCAACTGGATGAACGACCCCAACGGTCTGGTGTACCTGGATGGGGAATACCACCTGTTCTTCCAGCACAACCCTTACGGCAACGTCTGGGGCCACATGAGCTGGGGGCATGCCGTTTCAAAGGATCTGGTGCACTGGGAAGAACTCCCCGTGGCCATCCCCGAAGCAGAGGACATCGCCATTTTCTCGGGGGCTGCCGTTTACGACAGAGACAACACCTCCGGTCTGGGGACCGCAGCAAAACCCCCACTGGTGGCCATTTTCACCGGATGGAACAAGAGCACCAACAACCAGTCGCAGTACCTGGCCTCCTCTGTGGACAGAGGGCGCACCTGGACGCGCTATGGCAAGGATCCTGTGCTGAACATTGGCAGCACCGAATCCCGTGACCCCAAGGTGTTCTGGCATGCCGAAAGCAATCAGTGGATCATGGTGTTTGCCAAAGCCAGAGAACACAAGGTGGCCATTTACGGCTCCAAAGACCTCAAAACCTGGACGTTCCTCAGCGATTTTGGTCCTCTGGGTTCTGAAGGCGACGTGTGGGAGGTCCCCGACCTGATCCAGCTTCCAGTGGATGGCAACAGCAGCAAGAAAAAATGGGTGATGGTGGTCAGCGTCAACGGCGGCTCGCTGTATGGGGGCTCTGGGATGCAGTATTTCCCTGGGGATTTCAACGGCACCACCTTTACCCCCGATCCCCTTCCCGCGGTGACTGAGCCTGCAGGAGAAGTTTTTGCGGACTTTGAAGGCGCAGATTATGGCGGCTGGGAGAAAACCGGGGACGCTTTCGGAACAGGTCCAGCCCACGGTTCCCTGACCGGACAGAGCCCTGTGACGGGCTTCAAAGGCTCAGGTCTGGTCAACACCTTCCTGAATTTTGACCAGGGCACCGGAACCCTCACCAGCCCGGAGTTTACGCTCAACAAGCCTTTCATCACCTTCCTGATCGGTGGGGGGAACCATCCTGGTGAAACGGCCTTCAACCTGATCATCGACGGCAAAGTGGTGCGAAGTGCCACCGGGCAGGACTCCGAGGCCCTGCGCAGCAAGTTCTTCGATGTGGCAGAGTTCAAAGGCAAGAAAGCCCGCCTGCAGATCGTGGATTCCCACACTGGAGGCTGGGGTCACATTCTGATCGACCACATCAAATTCACCGAGGCCGTGGTCAACGACATGGAATTCAAGACCCTCTGGGCCGATTTTGGCAAGGACTTCTACGCTGGTGTGACCTACAGCAACTTGCCCACAGACGACAAAATCTGGATTGGCTGGCTGAGCAACTGGCAGTACGCAGGGCAACTCCCCACCTATCCCTGGAGAAACGCCCAGTCCTTCCCGCGCAAACTGTCCCTGAAAACCACCCCGGAAGGTGTGCGGCTGTTTCAGGAACCCATCGAGGCCCTCAAAAACCAGCGTGGGGCCAGATTTTCGGTGCAGAACCTCCTGGTTTCAAAGGTCAACGAGCGCCTGATGTCTGCTGCGGTGCGTGGGAAATCTCTGGAGGTGCTGCTGGAAGTGGAAACCGCTTCCCTGCAGAATGTGGGCCTGAAACTGCACCAGTCCAGCAAAGAGGAAACCGTGGTGTCTTACAGCCCACTGGCAGAACGCATCAGTCTGGACCGCTCAAAAGCAGGGGAGGGGAGCTTCAACATCGGTTTCCCGGAAGTGCACGCTGCGCCGCTGAAAGATGTGGGCAGCACCCTCAAGCTGCACATTTTGCTGGACACCTCCTCGATTGAGGTTTTTGCTGAAGACGGCAAGGTGGTGTTCAGTGACCTGACCTTATCGAGCCCCAGCAGTGACGGCCTGGAACTGTTCAGCACCGGAGGGGACGCTGTGGTGAAAAACCTGGAGGTCTACGAGCTGAAATCCATCTGGAAGAAGTAA
- a CDS encoding ABC transporter substrate-binding protein produces the protein MNRTLLSALLFLGFSVSAYAEPVTINMWRHETGDDEVNANKAAIERFNASQSKYKVVYESLPKGSYTQAITAAALANNLPCIFDMDQPTVPNFAWSGYIRPLDAYLDARLKKTINAGGKGEFRGKLYSVGQFDVALGIFARKSALSKAGIRIPSAAKPWTLEEFNAALSTLKASGDWEYPIEIHNGYDGEWWTYAFSPWLQSFGGDLLNPKDLTEAEGTLNGPAAVKFGQWFQGLFAKGYANKKPADDQAFLLGRVPLDYTGSWAFSDFSKKWGSDLVVLPPPNFGKGPKIGAASWQWGISTSCKNPEGAAAYINFMMSPKEVATMSDKTSLIPTTTGAAPLTKDYNSKGKARFYYEFSKRFAVSRPATPGYPFVTSTFEKAMRAIVQGANVQDTLDDAVDLIERNIKDNKGYGLN, from the coding sequence ATGAACAGAACGTTGCTGTCGGCCCTGCTTTTTCTCGGCTTTTCCGTGAGCGCTTACGCTGAACCTGTCACCATCAACATGTGGCGGCATGAAACCGGTGACGATGAGGTGAATGCCAACAAAGCCGCCATTGAGCGCTTCAACGCCTCTCAGAGCAAATACAAAGTGGTCTACGAGAGCCTCCCCAAAGGCTCCTACACCCAGGCGATCACTGCAGCAGCACTGGCCAACAACCTGCCCTGCATTTTCGACATGGACCAACCCACCGTGCCCAACTTTGCATGGTCGGGGTACATCCGGCCCCTGGATGCTTACCTGGATGCCAGGCTCAAAAAGACCATCAACGCAGGAGGCAAAGGAGAATTCAGAGGCAAACTCTACTCGGTGGGGCAATTCGATGTGGCCCTGGGCATTTTTGCCAGAAAATCCGCCCTCAGCAAAGCCGGAATACGCATTCCCAGTGCTGCAAAACCCTGGACCCTGGAAGAATTCAACGCTGCACTCTCCACCCTCAAAGCCTCTGGAGACTGGGAATATCCCATCGAAATCCACAACGGCTATGACGGCGAATGGTGGACCTACGCTTTCTCTCCCTGGTTGCAGTCTTTCGGCGGAGATTTGCTGAACCCCAAAGACCTCACCGAAGCAGAAGGCACCCTGAACGGCCCTGCTGCAGTGAAATTCGGGCAGTGGTTCCAGGGTCTTTTTGCAAAAGGCTACGCCAACAAGAAACCCGCAGACGATCAGGCGTTCCTGCTCGGACGGGTGCCGCTGGACTACACCGGAAGCTGGGCTTTCTCGGACTTCTCCAAAAAATGGGGGAGCGACCTTGTGGTGCTTCCTCCACCCAACTTCGGGAAGGGACCCAAAATTGGGGCGGCAAGCTGGCAGTGGGGCATTTCCACCAGTTGCAAAAATCCCGAAGGTGCAGCGGCCTACATCAACTTCATGATGTCTCCAAAAGAGGTGGCCACCATGAGCGACAAGACCAGCCTGATTCCCACCACCACCGGAGCTGCGCCCCTCACAAAGGACTACAACAGCAAAGGCAAGGCCCGCTTCTACTACGAATTCAGCAAGCGCTTTGCGGTCAGCCGCCCAGCCACCCCCGGTTATCCCTTTGTCACCAGCACCTTTGAAAAAGCCATGCGGGCCATTGTGCAGGGAGCCAACGTGCAGGACACCCTGGATGACGCCGTGGACCTGATCGAGCGCAACATCAAAGACAACAAGGGTTACGGCCTGAATTGA
- a CDS encoding LacI family DNA-binding transcriptional regulator codes for MTKRATLADIARKVGVSESTVSRALAGSELISDDTRLRIARVAEQLGYQLPVLARSVRGAKTQVVAHLTDTPTLEFHARLAQGLHEAALRHNHLLVTHPSPPDGFREEQYLQILSALAPVGVVATPTTSNLSLIQTLAQKFPLVTLDRDVEVGLHAVLLDNKQAMRQGIEHLVELGHTRIALLVGKDPMTVSFERRQGYLDSLRALHLPIDPSLMVREEFTEAGGYRAARDLLDNRLECPFTAMIATNGDMTLGMMRAVKDVGLKVPQDLSIVGFDDSRYHLLMDPPLTVITQPAYEMGEHAANLLFDHLDHPEVHTARVRRMPASLVLRKSTSFVR; via the coding sequence ATGACCAAAAGGGCCACCCTGGCCGACATTGCCCGCAAGGTGGGGGTTTCCGAGTCCACCGTATCCAGGGCACTGGCTGGCAGCGAACTCATCTCAGACGACACCCGCCTGAGGATTGCCCGTGTTGCAGAACAACTGGGCTACCAACTTCCCGTGCTGGCCCGCTCTGTGCGGGGCGCAAAAACCCAGGTGGTGGCCCACCTGACCGACACCCCCACCCTGGAATTCCATGCAAGACTTGCACAGGGCCTGCACGAAGCTGCCCTGCGCCACAACCACCTGCTGGTCACGCATCCCTCGCCGCCAGATGGCTTCCGGGAGGAACAGTACCTGCAGATCCTCTCGGCGCTGGCCCCGGTGGGCGTGGTGGCCACCCCCACCACCAGCAACCTCTCTTTGATCCAGACCCTGGCCCAGAAATTCCCACTGGTCACGCTGGACCGTGATGTGGAGGTCGGGCTGCATGCCGTACTGCTGGACAACAAGCAGGCCATGCGCCAGGGCATCGAGCACCTGGTGGAACTCGGGCACACCCGCATTGCGCTGCTGGTGGGCAAGGACCCCATGACCGTCAGTTTCGAGCGCAGGCAGGGCTACCTGGATTCTTTGCGTGCCCTGCACCTCCCCATCGACCCCAGCCTGATGGTGCGCGAGGAATTCACCGAGGCCGGAGGCTACCGCGCCGCCCGTGATTTGCTGGACAACCGCCTGGAGTGCCCTTTCACCGCCATGATCGCCACCAATGGAGACATGACCCTGGGCATGATGCGGGCCGTCAAAGATGTGGGCCTGAAGGTTCCGCAGGACCTCTCCATCGTGGGTTTTGACGATTCCCGTTACCACCTGCTGATGGATCCGCCGCTCACGGTGATCACCCAGCCTGCCTATGAAATGGGAGAGCACGCAGCGAATTTGCTGTTCGACCATCTGGACCATCCCGAAGTGCACACGGCACGGGTGCGGCGCATGCCTGCCTCGCTGGTGCTGCGGAAATCCACCAGCTTTGTGCGCTGA
- a CDS encoding LysR family transcriptional regulator, giving the protein MAPPRPTLSQLQCFVAVSDAGSFNEAAARTGMSQSSLSEAVQTLEKHLKCSLLHRSRSGITLTEAGSRALEHARIALLAVEDLTRAVEDPQELTGTVRIVSLRSVASKLLPPVLVRLRHDHPRLNVVVLESESHASAGEAMLMRGEADIGLLTHPPQASLLSWPIFHDEWLAIYARTRQQKPRSWQDYHGQNFLMNGGAPQTLVMIEDFFEQHGISDVRIQQFQDDTVLLAMAEHDLGITLLPGLAIPHLPDNLETSPLPAPLPRTISVLVLPRRSSLPTLQVVISALLEAYPPEQVRR; this is encoded by the coding sequence ATGGCACCCCCCAGACCCACCCTTTCCCAGCTCCAGTGTTTCGTGGCGGTCAGTGATGCAGGCAGTTTCAATGAAGCTGCGGCCCGCACGGGCATGTCCCAGAGCAGCCTCAGTGAGGCCGTGCAGACGCTGGAAAAACACCTGAAATGCTCGCTTTTGCACCGCAGCCGCAGCGGGATCACCCTCACAGAGGCAGGGTCACGTGCCCTGGAACATGCCCGCATTGCTTTGCTGGCCGTGGAAGACCTCACCCGTGCTGTGGAAGACCCGCAAGAACTGACCGGCACGGTGCGGATTGTTTCCCTGCGCAGCGTGGCCTCCAAATTGCTGCCTCCGGTGCTGGTGCGCCTCAGGCACGACCATCCGCGCCTGAATGTGGTGGTGCTGGAATCTGAGAGCCACGCTTCTGCAGGAGAGGCCATGCTGATGCGCGGAGAAGCAGACATCGGCCTGCTGACCCATCCCCCCCAGGCCTCATTGCTGTCCTGGCCCATTTTTCACGATGAATGGCTGGCGATTTATGCCCGTACCCGCCAGCAGAAACCCCGCAGTTGGCAGGATTACCACGGGCAGAATTTCCTGATGAACGGGGGGGCTCCGCAAACCCTGGTGATGATCGAGGATTTCTTCGAGCAGCATGGGATCTCAGATGTGCGGATCCAGCAATTTCAGGACGACACGGTGCTGCTGGCCATGGCGGAACATGACCTGGGCATCACTTTGCTGCCGGGTCTGGCGATTCCCCACCTGCCCGACAACCTGGAAACCTCGCCTTTGCCAGCTCCCTTGCCCCGAACCATCTCGGTGCTGGTGTTGCCCAGACGTTCCAGCCTGCCCACCTTGCAGGTGGTGATTTCGGCTTTGCTGGAAGCGTATCCGCCCGAGCAGGTCCGGCGCTGA
- a CDS encoding ROK family transcriptional regulator: MLSGTNIEHARLHNRRVVLEAIRLHHPLSRADIARKTGLTLQAVSNIVAELADQGIVEVLGKKHGGRGQPSVQLQLRPDGAYSIGLHLDRDHVMGLILDLSGQVRHRVVHDIKYPHPHSTVPLLLEMVQMFKTLPGVDAQRIWGVGMALPAPVESERGLLLSPANFPGWDGFAFREELQQHFQLPLFLENDATAAAIGERWYGAGREHQDFFYIYFGLGIGGGMLLGNQPYHGGWGNTGEIGHIPVEKDGLPCSCGGRGCLERYAGLGALYGQLEQAGLMVQHPQDLLALYEQQHPVVLSWLEQAGEYLAMGIVTLENLMNPEVVFLGGRLPDPLLAELISRIRQHSESRRMTGMVRHSALRQAALSFDAACYGAASLPLFSGLSPTTGVLFKTRQ; encoded by the coding sequence ATGCTGTCAGGCACCAACATTGAACATGCCCGCCTTCACAACCGCCGGGTGGTGCTGGAAGCCATTCGTTTGCATCACCCGCTGTCCAGAGCAGACATTGCCAGAAAGACCGGACTGACCCTGCAGGCCGTTTCCAACATCGTGGCCGAGCTTGCAGACCAGGGCATCGTGGAAGTCCTGGGCAAGAAACATGGGGGCAGAGGACAGCCCTCGGTGCAGTTGCAACTCCGACCAGATGGTGCTTACTCCATTGGCCTGCATCTGGACCGCGACCACGTGATGGGATTGATCCTGGACCTCTCAGGACAGGTGCGGCACCGGGTGGTGCACGACATCAAATACCCGCACCCCCACAGCACGGTTCCCCTCTTGCTGGAGATGGTGCAGATGTTCAAAACCCTGCCTGGCGTGGATGCACAGCGCATCTGGGGAGTGGGAATGGCCCTGCCTGCCCCGGTGGAAAGCGAACGGGGCTTGCTGCTCTCTCCAGCAAATTTTCCTGGCTGGGATGGTTTTGCTTTCCGGGAAGAACTGCAGCAGCACTTTCAGCTTCCCCTGTTTCTGGAAAATGACGCCACCGCTGCCGCCATTGGGGAACGCTGGTATGGGGCCGGACGGGAACACCAGGATTTCTTTTACATCTACTTCGGGCTGGGCATTGGAGGGGGGATGCTGCTGGGCAACCAGCCTTACCATGGCGGCTGGGGCAACACCGGAGAAATCGGGCACATTCCTGTGGAAAAAGACGGCCTGCCCTGCAGTTGCGGAGGTCGGGGTTGTCTGGAACGCTATGCAGGGCTGGGTGCCCTTTACGGACAGCTGGAACAGGCTGGGTTGATGGTCCAGCACCCCCAGGACCTGCTGGCCCTTTACGAGCAGCAGCACCCGGTGGTTTTGAGCTGGCTGGAACAGGCTGGAGAGTACCTTGCCATGGGCATTGTGACCCTGGAAAACCTGATGAACCCCGAAGTGGTCTTCCTGGGGGGCAGGTTGCCCGATCCTCTGCTGGCAGAACTGATTTCCCGGATTCGCCAACACAGTGAGAGCAGACGCATGACGGGCATGGTGCGGCACTCTGCTTTGCGTCAGGCAGCCCTTTCTTTTGATGCGGCCTGCTATGGGGCAGCCAGTTTGCCTTTGTTCTCCGGGCTTTCACCGACCACCGGGGTGCTGTTCAAGACGAGGCAGTGA
- a CDS encoding carbohydrate ABC transporter permease, with the protein MSLTTQTTHTPSRKAGKRTAALLTYLILIFFSFLFIFPVLFMVVSSFKDNPGIFSDLRSLKAFLPVGNVSLDNFAYIFERGNILLYFKNSLIVSGVTVVLSILVNSMAAFALARLRWKGRTLILGFVIALMIVPFDAIAIPLLLLVSKFPVLHIGADGINFSGTWLNTQTVQIVPFVASAFNIFLFYQFFLDIPRELDEAASIDGATPWQIYWKIVMPIARPVVATCAILGFLAMWNQYLWPIMTVQSTAARPLQPGIQEFFGRTTQWGQVLAYTSLITLPMLLVFLMFQKWFVKSVATNGLKG; encoded by the coding sequence ATGAGCCTCACCACCCAGACCACCCACACCCCCTCCAGAAAAGCAGGCAAAAGAACAGCAGCCCTGCTGACCTATCTGATCCTGATCTTCTTCAGTTTCCTGTTCATTTTTCCGGTGCTGTTCATGGTGGTGTCCAGTTTCAAGGACAACCCTGGCATCTTTTCCGATTTGCGTTCTTTAAAAGCCTTTCTGCCTGTGGGCAACGTCAGCCTGGACAATTTTGCCTACATTTTTGAGCGGGGAAACATCCTGCTGTACTTCAAGAACTCCCTGATCGTTTCCGGGGTGACGGTGGTGCTCTCCATTCTGGTCAACAGCATGGCTGCATTTGCGCTGGCAAGGCTGCGCTGGAAAGGCCGCACCCTGATTCTGGGTTTTGTGATTGCCCTGATGATCGTGCCCTTCGATGCCATTGCGATTCCCCTGCTGCTGCTGGTCAGCAAATTCCCGGTGCTTCACATTGGCGCAGACGGCATCAACTTCTCGGGCACCTGGCTGAACACCCAAACCGTGCAGATCGTGCCTTTTGTGGCCAGTGCCTTCAACATCTTTCTGTTCTACCAGTTCTTCCTGGACATCCCCCGTGAACTGGACGAGGCCGCCTCCATCGACGGAGCCACCCCCTGGCAGATTTACTGGAAGATCGTGATGCCCATTGCCCGTCCGGTGGTGGCCACCTGCGCGATTCTGGGCTTCCTGGCGATGTGGAACCAGTACCTCTGGCCGATCATGACCGTGCAGAGCACCGCAGCCAGACCCCTGCAACCGGGCATTCAGGAGTTCTTCGGACGCACCACCCAGTGGGGACAGGTGCTGGCCTACACCAGCCTGATCACCCTGCCGATGTTGCTGGTGTTTCTGATGTTCCAGAAGTGGTTCGTGAAAAGTGTGGCCACCAACGGCCTGAAAGGATGA
- a CDS encoding carbohydrate ABC transporter permease, with the protein MTTPTFESTNVHPTKPRKKNSFPDFKSALWMSAPALLGLFVFIVLPFLLAILFSFSNQRLMSPNPTEFVGFRNYDRLLSVRMLTLQPEKDEAGKILLDETGQPTYPRIRSVLRSDENLREFKELFTVSLFGQRTAVVAKDPIFWIGLLNILKFSLMVVPLQCGIALLLAFLINQKLPGMQVFRTIFFSPVVTSMVVIAIVWTFLYDRQVGLINQMLSALSFGHIAPIDWLGEEKIALLSIVIMSAWQGMGFQMVVFLAGLQSIPEELYEAAELDGAGGWQKFRFITLPGLRNTLNFVLTTTTIGALGLFTQVDVMTQGGPNNSTVTVMMHAVRSGYQEQDIAYGSTISVVLFVLVLLIALVQRRLSMGGQR; encoded by the coding sequence ATGACCACCCCCACTTTTGAGAGCACAAATGTGCACCCCACAAAACCCAGAAAGAAAAATTCCTTTCCAGACTTCAAATCTGCCCTCTGGATGTCTGCGCCTGCACTGCTGGGCCTCTTTGTTTTCATCGTGCTGCCGTTTTTGCTGGCCATCCTGTTCAGTTTTTCCAACCAGCGCCTGATGTCTCCCAACCCCACCGAATTTGTGGGCTTCAGGAATTATGACCGCCTGCTCAGCGTGCGCATGCTGACCCTGCAACCCGAAAAAGACGAAGCCGGAAAAATCCTGCTGGACGAAACCGGACAGCCCACCTACCCCAGAATCCGCAGTGTGCTGCGCTCAGATGAAAATCTAAGGGAATTCAAGGAACTGTTCACGGTTTCCCTGTTCGGGCAGCGCACCGCTGTGGTTGCCAAGGACCCCATCTTCTGGATCGGTTTGCTGAACATCCTCAAATTCTCCCTGATGGTGGTGCCCTTGCAGTGCGGCATTGCCCTGCTGCTGGCCTTTCTGATCAACCAGAAACTGCCCGGCATGCAGGTGTTTCGCACCATCTTTTTCTCTCCGGTGGTGACCTCCATGGTGGTGATTGCCATCGTGTGGACTTTTCTGTACGACCGTCAGGTGGGCCTGATCAACCAGATGCTCTCTGCCCTCTCTTTCGGGCACATTGCACCCATTGACTGGCTGGGAGAGGAAAAAATTGCCCTGCTCTCCATCGTGATCATGTCTGCATGGCAGGGGATGGGGTTTCAGATGGTGGTTTTTCTGGCGGGCCTGCAAAGCATTCCCGAAGAACTTTATGAAGCTGCAGAACTCGATGGTGCAGGTGGCTGGCAGAAATTCCGGTTCATCACGCTGCCCGGCCTCAGAAACACCCTGAATTTTGTGCTGACCACCACCACCATCGGGGCCCTGGGTTTGTTCACCCAGGTGGATGTGATGACCCAGGGAGGCCCCAACAACAGCACCGTCACGGTGATGATGCACGCGGTGAGGTCCGGGTACCAGGAGCAGGACATTGCGTATGGCTCGACCATTTCGGTGGTGCTTTTTGTGCTGGTGCTGCTGATTGCCCTGGTGCAGCGCCGCCTGAGCATGGGAGGCCAGAGATGA
- a CDS encoding glycoside hydrolase family 32 protein: MTQMTFDVQDALNIRKSFQGDRFRPRYHFMPPHNWMNDPNGVSCIDGEYHIFYQHNPTDPTWGNMTWGHARSRDLLHWEDLPHAIAPTPGSFDEDGCFSGTLFSEKGKHTLYYTGYHFDRQTQCTASSLDLIHWEKNKHNPILPHAPEGVGPNDFRDPWVFRHQGMVYMLVGASIDSELGSALLYAREPDESWLYLGELFRAPHRKYGSMWECPNFFQIGEKWILIVSVWPKLKVHVFVGTFQEGRFHPEWDDDLDRDSSSYAHLTCQDHLGRYINWGWIDEQRDRDLMQAAGWAGVMSLPRMLDLDDQGHLTLSPVPELQKLRQQERSFSGLVRAGDSNPRSQFKATHSEIEVTFDLQDQKPVGICLLTAPDGSEETRLMYDPLARKLTLDRSRCSLNPKTSRQNQSVPLYLRPAEKLQLRIFIDGSVLEIYANERVCLTSRIYPTLESSVYSKIFAQGDASWELKVWDLASIWE, encoded by the coding sequence ATGACCCAGATGACCTTCGATGTGCAAGATGCGTTAAACATCCGCAAAAGTTTTCAGGGAGACCGTTTCCGGCCCCGCTACCACTTCATGCCCCCCCACAACTGGATGAACGATCCCAACGGGGTGTCCTGCATCGATGGGGAATACCACATTTTTTACCAGCACAACCCCACGGACCCCACCTGGGGCAACATGACCTGGGGACACGCCAGAAGCAGGGATTTGCTGCACTGGGAAGATTTGCCACACGCCATTGCACCCACCCCGGGCAGTTTCGATGAAGACGGGTGTTTCTCTGGCACCCTCTTCAGCGAAAAAGGCAAACACACCCTGTATTACACCGGCTACCACTTTGACCGCCAGACCCAGTGCACCGCCAGCAGCCTGGACCTGATCCACTGGGAGAAAAACAAACACAACCCCATCCTGCCCCATGCTCCTGAAGGGGTTGGACCGAACGACTTCCGGGACCCCTGGGTGTTCAGGCACCAGGGCATGGTGTACATGCTGGTGGGGGCCTCCATCGATTCGGAACTGGGATCAGCTTTGCTGTACGCCAGAGAACCCGACGAAAGCTGGCTGTACCTGGGCGAACTGTTCCGTGCCCCCCACCGCAAGTACGGTTCAATGTGGGAGTGCCCCAATTTCTTCCAGATCGGCGAGAAGTGGATCCTGATCGTGTCGGTGTGGCCCAAGCTGAAAGTGCATGTTTTTGTGGGCACCTTCCAGGAAGGCAGATTTCATCCAGAGTGGGACGATGATCTGGACAGGGATTCCAGCAGCTATGCCCACCTGACCTGTCAGGACCATCTGGGTCGTTACATCAACTGGGGCTGGATTGATGAACAGCGTGATCGGGACCTCATGCAGGCTGCTGGATGGGCCGGAGTGATGTCTTTGCCCCGCATGCTGGACCTGGACGACCAGGGCCACCTGACCCTCAGCCCGGTGCCTGAACTGCAAAAACTCAGGCAGCAGGAACGCAGCTTTTCGGGACTTGTGCGGGCAGGAGACAGCAACCCCCGGTCCCAATTTAAAGCCACCCACAGTGAAATCGAGGTGACCTTTGACCTGCAGGACCAGAAACCCGTTGGGATTTGCCTGCTGACCGCGCCAGATGGCAGCGAGGAAACCCGCCTGATGTATGACCCGCTGGCCCGCAAGCTCACCCTGGACCGCTCCAGGTGTTCCCTGAATCCCAAAACCTCCCGCCAGAACCAGTCTGTGCCGCTGTACCTGAGACCTGCTGAAAAACTGCAACTCAGGATCTTCATCGATGGGAGCGTGCTGGAAATCTACGCCAATGAAAGGGTGTGCCTGACCAGTCGCATTTACCCAACCCTGGAATCCAGCGTGTACAGCAAGATCTTCGCCCAGGGGGATGCCAGCTGGGAACTGAAGGTGTGGGACCTGGCCAGCATCTGGGAGTGA